The DNA sequence ACCTGAAAATGGGAAGCTCGTCTAAAACAACACCGCTTTTGTTTTTTATCAGGAAGGCATCAGTAAAGACGCAAAATGAGCCGGCCTGGTTTTCATCCAGCGGGAACCAATGATAGGGCACTTTAGGCGTGGCAAACAGTAAGGCGTTTTTTGTAACGTCAATGATCTTGTCGGCGTATTCCGCCCGGTTTCTGCCCCTGATAAGGCTGATCTTAAAATAGGCTCTCCGGTTGTAGGGCATCGGCTGTTTTCGTTTTACCTGCTGTATCGTTTCAGAAATATCGAACACGTTGAAATGACCTATTTCCTTATTGATACCCGACGGTAAAAGAGTATGGATGTCTTTCCCCGTAAAGCCCGAAGCTTGTTGATAAAACTCCTCGAGTGATGTACTTTTAATTGCTCTCATAATAAAAGCTGGTTGCAAAATTCAAAGGTAGGGAATTGCGCGTAAAGCAGCGACGGCGATTTTAAATTGGTTTCCGGATATGTGTATGCTGGCCGATTAATTGCTGTGCTTAGAAGGTAAACGCGTGGGAATAAATGGAAGTTTATATATTAGTGTTTCAAACCTGAATGTTGCAATGACTGAATTAGACGATACAAGGGATATCCTGCTCGCAGAAGACGACCTGGACGATGTTGAAATATTTGAAATGGCCCTGCAGGAACTTGACTTTCCATACATTATGAGGCATGCCGCCAACGGGGATATTCTTTTTATTCTCCTTAAAGAAAGACTTCCCTATATCCTGTTCCTCGATATCCGGATGCCTTGTAAGGACGGGATTGCTTGCATTACTGAAATAAGAAAAAACAGGGACTACGATCAGCTTCCCGTGATTATGTATACCTCCCAGCAGTCAAAGAAGGTGGTGGATCATTGTTTCAGAAGCGGCGCTAATTTATACCTTGAAAAGACGCATACGATCCGGGAACTCACGGAAAAGCTTAGAAAGATATTTGCTATCGACTGGAAAAACTATCTGCATTATCCGCCGCAAAATCAGTTTATCATGACGTGATTGCCCCGTTAGATTGTCGCAATAACACAGCCAACCAGATCCGTCAATAAGGTAACTTTACATCAAAACAACACAAGATGGAAACTAAAACAGCAAGTACCAGGACGGAAGGCTTACTCGTATTATTCGATATGCACACCACGTTTTTTCCACGGGCAATTGAGGGGATTTCGGAAGAGGACGCGTATAATCGCTTAAACACAAAAGCGAATCATGTTGCCTGGCTTGCCGGCTCGGCAGTACAGCAGCGGTACCTGATGGTATCGGAAACACAGCCCGGGCTCAGGCAAACCGGCGAAGAGCTTTTCAAGGATAACAAAGGAATTCAGGAAGGCGCAAAATACCCTACGATCGCTGATTATGTAAAGGACTGGGAAAAGGTCAGTCCGGCGGCAAGGGAAGCCCTTATAAGCATTGATGATGAAAAATTGGATAGTGAAATCGATATGGGCTTTATGAAAATGAGCCATTACGATCTCCTGTCTTTTACCATTTACCGGGAAGCCAATATTATCGGCCAGCTTGCTTTATGGCGCAGACTGCTGGACTATCCTGCATTAAAATACGATTAACCGGCTTTGTTGCGTAAGGGCTGTCGTCTTAGCGAGCCGTTTTCCCGTGTGCCAAATCCGGGAGCAAGCCTGCTATGATCCCCATCAGCGGGAGAAAGGCGCAGATCTTAAATACATATTCGATACTGGTTTGGTCTGCCAGCCAGCCAAGCACGGCGGAGCCGATTCCGCCCATTCCGAAGGCGAAGCCGAAGAACAGCCCGGCGATCATGCCTACTTTACCCGGCACCA is a window from the Anseongella ginsenosidimutans genome containing:
- a CDS encoding response regulator: MTELDDTRDILLAEDDLDDVEIFEMALQELDFPYIMRHAANGDILFILLKERLPYILFLDIRMPCKDGIACITEIRKNRDYDQLPVIMYTSQQSKKVVDHCFRSGANLYLEKTHTIRELTEKLRKIFAIDWKNYLHYPPQNQFIMT
- a CDS encoding DinB family protein → METKTASTRTEGLLVLFDMHTTFFPRAIEGISEEDAYNRLNTKANHVAWLAGSAVQQRYLMVSETQPGLRQTGEELFKDNKGIQEGAKYPTIADYVKDWEKVSPAAREALISIDDEKLDSEIDMGFMKMSHYDLLSFTIYREANIIGQLALWRRLLDYPALKYD